ACTATGAATTTAGTAGTGAATTTGTAagaattcgatttttttttctaaatcgaAGGCGATAGTACGGAGTAGAAAATTTGCGtccaattattttcatttgaaactttttttttattattgtttttgttttttatgcCAAACATTAATTTTTGCTGAAGCCAGGCTCGGAAATTTTGGTcattgtatattaaaatatttgtatttaaaAAAAGATGGAATGTTAAAGGACAATAGTTGAGTTTGGAGTAATTCTTTCACAAAACGTCCGGTAGTTCACATAATAAATTTAAAGGCAGTCCAAAATTTTAGCATCAATCAAACAACATAACAATTCAACATCCAAAAAATAGGAAATCAGTGGATCATATCACACTTTGCACATCAAAAGTTGAATCAGCAAAATTTTTGAAGTCAAGAATTTGTATCTACTTCACTCCAACATTAAAACACCCATTTATTTACTATCACAATCTTCATTAGTCATCAATACTAACACAATGCAGTTTCTGATCAAGATTTTTCTAATCACAGCATTCTTCACAACACCTTCATTCCAAAGGAGAATCCCATCATCACCTCTCTTTTTCAGGGATGACAGAGCTGCCCTTCTTGAGTTCAAGGCCAGCATTTCGAACGACACAACCGGCATCCTCTCCACATGGACCGGCCGCGACTGCTGCAGTGGCGGATGGCAAGGCGTGGAGTGCTTCGAAGGAAGGGTCACCAAGCTGATCATGCAGAGGCCAGCATCATCACAAGCCCTCTTCATGAGGGGCACTCTGTCCCATTCTCTTAGCAATCTGCAATACTTGGAGGTATTGTTGATTAGTGGAATGAAGCATATTTCAGGGGGAATTCCACACAGTTTTGCCAAACTCACACACCTCAAACACCTTGCTCTTGAAGATAACTCATTGGATGGAATAATCCCATCAAGTTTAGGCCTGTTGGAGAATCTTCAGACAATGTCATTGAGTGGGAATCTTCTGACAGGAAAGATCCCACCAGCTTTGGGGAATTTAAGGAATCTGTTGCAGCTGACTCTAGCAAACAACTCACTCACAGGTTCACTCCCCACATCTTTTAACTCATTGAGAAACATCCAGTTTCTTGATCTCAGTTTCAATTCATTGTCTGGATCCATCCCAAATTTTCTCGGACGCCTCTTGAATCTCACATATCTTGTTCTTACCAGCAACAAGTTTGTGAACCAGATACCTATATCCTTGTTCAACCTCACCAACCTTTCTGACCTTTCAATTAATCAAAATCTACTAACGGGACGAATCCCAGCTCAAATTGGGAATCTTAAGTCCGCTTCAGTATTGAGACTAAGCTCGAATAAGCTCACTGGTCCGGTACCGGATTCCATTGCACAGCTTCACAGCTTGTGGAATCTGAATCTGTCAAGAAACATGCTCACAGATCCTCTGCCTAATAAAGCATTTGATGAAGGGCTTCCTTCTCTACTATCGATCGATCTTTCTTACAACGATCTCAACTTACAAACCGTTCCTGACTGGATCAGTACAAGACCACTGTACAATGTCCACCTTGCAGGCTGCAAGATCAGAGGAGCACTTCCAAATTTCACAAATCCAGAATTTTTAACCACATTAGACCTTTCACACAACTATTTCACAAAAGGGATTTCGAGTTTCATGGCAAACATGACAAACTTGGAAAATGCCAAGATCTCAAACAACTTACTCACATCTGATCTCTCATCAATCAAACTCCCGGATCAGATCACGGATCTCGATCTCCACTCGAACCAGTTGCATGGCTCACTCTCCAACCTACTCATCAACAACCAACTACACAGCTTGAAAGTAATCAACATAGGAAGCAATATGATTACAGGGCATATTCCAAGTTCAGTTTCAAACCTGGCTAAGTTAGAAAGCCTTGACATCTCAAGAAACCAGATATCAGGACGGATTCCGAGGAGCTTGGGGTTGCTGGAGAGGTTGAGGTGGCTGGACGTGTCGATGAACAAGCTGACGGGGAGAATCCCCGAGAGCTTGCTGGGGATGGAAGAGCTGAAGCATGGGAGCTTCAGGGTGAATAGGTTGTGTGGGGAGATCCCACAAGGAAGGCCTTATAACATGTTCCCTGCAGCTGTATATGCTCACAATCTGTGCTTGTGTGCCAAACCACTGCCGCCTTGTAGTAACAAATACTACTACACACAGCTTCCTTACTAGTTTGATTTATTCATTGGGATCTTGTTGTTTTGTATTCACATGTAGGGATATGGAATTATATATAGTGACATCTGCTAAGTCATATTTAATGAACTCTTGTAAAGTTTCATATCCAAATTTTTTGGTGGATTGATAGAGTAACTACTTCATTACTCtctatataaacaaaatattgtttctttctCTTCAACATTACAACTGATCAAATAAGAAAATAGTGGATGATCTCCAAAATAagtactccgtattattttaataaaataaattcataaattaaaataaaaaagcacATAATTTGAATAAAGTCAGACTCCTTCAAGGGGATCAAATCTTGTCCATATGaacaacaaatttttaaaaaggaaagaaatcaAAATATAGAGAGAAGTTTGACTGTTTGAGAGAAATtgaaagaaaatagaatttttcaAGTATGAACGAGGTGAGGAAGTGATGTATTTATAGGTTAAATATTAGCCATCAAACGTTCAACAAATAAGTTTCTTCGTTACTATTCTCatgattttttcttttattttcttaaaagaTGATCGATAATTATTCTAGCATATGATTATTAGAACCCCCAATTTAATTAGATAGTGAAAAAACGTCATGTTAATTAACTTGTGTTTCAACAGTTCAAGGGTATTGACAAAATTTTGTAAATGgattataagagcatctccagagggcggacatccactaggacatcccaaaaacacctcctgccacgtcactagaacttctcatcccactgccacgtcactaggacatcccctcctatgtccgcccttcccactaggacatcccgcaataaaaaaaaatcatacatttacaaataaaacaatttacatttacggaaataaaatttgacgtcaacccctccgagtccaaacctcaTACATTATTCGAAAAAattacgggaaaaattaacaacttcatcggaaaaaacatacatgattcgaaaaaaaaattgcatactaataaaaaaaaacttcatacattatcacgtcaacccctccgagtccaaacctcttcgatgatatcctgctgaagtcgaacatgggcatctgtttgccgcatgtcggcaaatgcacgcagccgcgcgacctctccatgaggtacccccatattcacattcgcggtggccacgccgtgacttggacctgcacccgtatcatcttcgttggtccactgagtcagttccgcagcttcattttcgacaatcatattgtgcattatgatacatgcgtacatgatatcgccgatgttaggaatataccactgccgtgcaggacccttcacaaccgcccaccgactctggagcacaccaaatgcccgctccacatccttgcgcgctgcttcctgacggctcgcaaagtatgtcttcttttgtccgagcggatgcttgattgacttcacaaagacgggccagtttgggtatatcccatccgccaaatagtaccccatattatgctggttgccgttggcgactgataaggctaatttcatgcatgggtctaggga
This portion of the Salvia splendens isolate huo1 chromosome 10, SspV2, whole genome shotgun sequence genome encodes:
- the LOC121752718 gene encoding LRR receptor-like serine/threonine-protein kinase FLS2; protein product: MQFLIKIFLITAFFTTPSFQRRIPSSPLFFRDDRAALLEFKASISNDTTGILSTWTGRDCCSGGWQGVECFEGRVTKLIMQRPASSQALFMRGTLSHSLSNLQYLEVLLISGMKHISGGIPHSFAKLTHLKHLALEDNSLDGIIPSSLGLLENLQTMSLSGNLLTGKIPPALGNLRNLLQLTLANNSLTGSLPTSFNSLRNIQFLDLSFNSLSGSIPNFLGRLLNLTYLVLTSNKFVNQIPISLFNLTNLSDLSINQNLLTGRIPAQIGNLKSASVLRLSSNKLTGPVPDSIAQLHSLWNLNLSRNMLTDPLPNKAFDEGLPSLLSIDLSYNDLNLQTVPDWISTRPLYNVHLAGCKIRGALPNFTNPEFLTTLDLSHNYFTKGISSFMANMTNLENAKISNNLLTSDLSSIKLPDQITDLDLHSNQLHGSLSNLLINNQLHSLKVINIGSNMITGHIPSSVSNLAKLESLDISRNQISGRIPRSLGLLERLRWLDVSMNKLTGRIPESLLGMEELKHGSFRVNRLCGEIPQGRPYNMFPAAVYAHNLCLCAKPLPPCSNKYYYTQLPY